A window of Hypnocyclicus thermotrophus contains these coding sequences:
- a CDS encoding glycosyltransferase — translation MIQNSIDIVIIGLNAEKTIVRCLNSIEGVIKVNSDKKIKVYYVDGGSVDNTLLLVSRYKFVNILKFNKKNPTPGAQRNFGWQQGKGEYVQFIDSDTTLELSWFNEALNFIKKDDKIGAVCGKRVELYPYISFYNWIGNIEWNPKFGNVLEFGGDVFIKREVLEKTNGYKDSLIAGEDPELSYRIRNLGYKILKIDRVMTYHDLAMINFRQYLKRSFRSGYAFAEINYMYKDMWGQELKRILVRGGISLILFIIALLFVIIDYRITLFAILSSLLLLFRPRLFLVSKFMILYNLNKDEGKKYAWHVSLVVLPQFLGSIRFYLGKLLKKPLKNNKMRLSTGGIK, via the coding sequence ATGATACAGAATAGTATAGATATAGTTATAATAGGACTAAATGCAGAAAAAACAATAGTTAGATGTCTAAATAGTATAGAAGGAGTTATAAAAGTAAATAGTGATAAAAAAATAAAAGTATATTATGTAGATGGTGGGTCAGTAGATAATACACTTTTATTAGTGAGTAGATATAAGTTTGTAAATATATTAAAGTTTAATAAAAAAAATCCTACTCCTGGAGCACAAAGAAATTTTGGATGGCAGCAAGGAAAAGGAGAATATGTTCAATTTATAGATTCTGACACTACTCTTGAATTAAGCTGGTTTAATGAGGCTTTAAATTTTATAAAAAAAGATGATAAAATTGGAGCCGTTTGTGGAAAAAGAGTAGAACTTTATCCATATATATCTTTTTATAATTGGATAGGAAATATTGAATGGAATCCAAAATTTGGAAATGTTTTAGAATTTGGTGGAGATGTTTTTATAAAAAGAGAAGTTTTAGAAAAAACAAATGGTTATAAAGATAGTTTAATAGCTGGAGAAGACCCAGAACTTTCTTATAGAATTAGAAATTTAGGATATAAAATTTTGAAAATTGATAGAGTAATGACATATCATGACTTAGCTATGATAAATTTTAGACAATATTTAAAAAGAAGTTTTAGAAGTGGATATGCATTTGCAGAAATCAACTATATGTATAAAGATATGTGGGGACAAGAACTAAAAAGAATACTAGTAAGAGGAGGAATTTCTTTAATATTATTCATTATTGCTTTATTATTTGTGATAATAGACTATAGAATTACTTTATTTGCTATATTGAGTTCGCTATTATTATTATTTAGACCAAGATTGTTTTTAGTAAGTAAGTTTATGATTCTTTATAATTTAAATAAAGATGAGGGTAAAAAATATGCTTGGCATGTATCGCTTGTTGTTTTACCACAATTTTTAGGAAGCATAAGATTTTATTTAGGAAAATTATTAAAAAAACCTTTAAAAAATAATAAGATGAGATTATCTACTGGAGGAATAAAATAG
- a CDS encoding SLBB domain-containing protein, with amino-acid sequence MRFFFIILLLMLTISCSNNNTKTLYNFKDNNIKRETISDSEIKLSSAEIIKKFNKKIKEYKLKQGDIIELIPNDISFSKLELKITPDGKINLKDIGEIIAENKTIFQLQNEINKKLLNYYDNLNYIINLKQGNNSVYVWGNIAKPGEYKSNYEDTLIKILTKAGGINLNFEDLMDTKIYCKIIRKNEAIVIDLVDMIINNNLIGNVYLNDNDIIYVSIDKIKEKNIYVYGEITRAGKLEYEKNLTLIDVILRSGGFTKNSDLEKVYYIHKNDKKYDIRVLNFKNIKNINYNKLIVKPGDMVFVEKNNMSNFNDFLINVLEPLKAINLFTDTAVNINNLK; translated from the coding sequence GTGAGATTTTTTTTTATAATATTATTATTAATGTTAACAATAAGTTGTAGTAATAATAATACAAAAACTTTATATAATTTTAAAGATAATAATATTAAAAGAGAAACTATTAGTGATAGTGAAATAAAATTATCTTCTGCAGAAATAATAAAAAAATTTAATAAAAAAATAAAAGAATATAAATTGAAGCAAGGAGATATAATAGAGCTTATTCCAAATGATATATCATTTAGTAAATTAGAATTAAAAATAACTCCTGATGGAAAAATTAATTTAAAAGATATTGGAGAAATAATAGCAGAAAATAAAACTATTTTTCAATTGCAAAATGAGATAAATAAAAAACTTTTAAATTATTATGATAATTTGAATTATATAATCAATTTAAAGCAAGGGAATAACAGTGTATATGTTTGGGGAAATATTGCAAAACCTGGAGAATACAAGTCAAATTATGAGGATACTTTAATTAAAATACTTACTAAAGCAGGAGGAATAAATCTTAATTTTGAAGATTTAATGGATACGAAAATATATTGTAAAATTATTCGTAAAAATGAAGCTATTGTTATAGATTTGGTTGATATGATCATAAATAATAATCTAATAGGAAATGTATATTTAAATGATAATGATATAATTTACGTGTCTATTGATAAGATAAAAGAAAAAAATATATATGTTTATGGGGAAATTACTAGGGCAGGTAAATTAGAATATGAAAAAAATCTAACCTTAATTGATGTAATATTAAGAAGTGGAGGATTTACAAAAAACTCTGATTTAGAAAAAGTATATTATATACATAAAAATGATAAAAAATATGATATAAGAGTATTAAATTTTAAAAATATAAAAAATATAAATTACAATAAATTAATAGTAAAACCTGGAGATATGGTATTTGTTGAAAAAAATAATATGTCAAATTTTAATGATTTTTTAATTAATGTACTGGAACCTTTAAAAGCAATAAATTTATTTACAGATACAGCAGTCAATATTAATAACTTAAAATAG
- a CDS encoding AAA family ATPase: MKLKKRKQIIPFYILQKHIILILIVGILSFFVVWNKLKNTVQIYYESTGILEIDPVIVPTFSINSFEVSQNSITQYYEKYVGTQIKKITSKKIVKSALKKLTKEELKALYGSDEINDFLVNIFIRKIKVEYLSNTHLVKISLQSKQKIGIEHFINYLMKEYINESNDNKIIEDNFRIQYLIEEKKKIESEIQGKLVLVKKIAQEIGTGNFDSSDMPYKSELNSLETSYVEVYKNKIEQEKKYFELKNEIETIKKMPIEKEIKSLLIQDSVYKEIKLNYIEKINKLNDELDSIPKGSNKEKQILGKIKVYQNKIEELEKETKYNLKKNIEKSREYDLKIKELNAKTNYESAKKQEEAIKEQLEEIRGKYSEISLKILEAQELNFDILQLKTSLSEIKNRISYLISETKNPGRLKILESASKVYGPAGNDAMKRKVIALVLAFGWISFLCFIYEILDQRIKTPQDVKYALGFSSAWPISHLKKGNFISASLYNTHSVIYKAIKSLVTKLNIEREKHGAKIAVINGVDKKSGVTELIINAAHTMRENCDKVLILELNTESANIAKKMHIDIDRNLGLKDYLTGKKLNKCIYKDYERNIDILHMGGIINITNKTIKEILEDLKQEYDFIFIDSAPVMQSAMTEYLLLQSDIAVLVIHGNYTTHSKLIKTVELINQFEIDSFTTVINWGRVGKFKR, translated from the coding sequence ATGAAATTAAAAAAAAGAAAACAGATAATTCCTTTTTATATTTTACAAAAACATATAATTTTAATTTTGATTGTGGGAATATTATCTTTTTTTGTTGTGTGGAATAAATTGAAAAACACAGTTCAGATATATTATGAATCAACAGGTATTTTAGAAATAGATCCAGTTATAGTTCCTACATTTTCAATAAATAGTTTTGAGGTATCTCAAAATAGTATTACTCAATATTACGAAAAATATGTAGGGACGCAAATAAAAAAAATTACAAGTAAAAAAATAGTAAAGAGTGCTTTAAAAAAATTAACAAAAGAAGAATTGAAAGCACTTTATGGTTCTGATGAGATAAATGATTTTTTAGTAAATATATTTATAAGAAAAATAAAAGTAGAATATTTATCTAATACACATTTAGTAAAAATTTCATTACAATCAAAACAAAAAATAGGAATTGAACATTTTATTAATTATTTAATGAAAGAGTATATAAATGAATCTAATGATAATAAAATAATAGAAGATAATTTTAGAATACAATATCTTATTGAAGAAAAGAAAAAAATAGAATCAGAAATTCAAGGGAAATTAGTTTTAGTAAAAAAAATTGCTCAAGAAATAGGAACTGGTAATTTTGATTCTAGTGATATGCCTTATAAATCAGAATTAAATAGTTTAGAAACTTCATATGTAGAAGTTTATAAAAATAAAATTGAACAAGAAAAAAAATATTTTGAATTAAAAAATGAGATAGAAACTATAAAGAAAATGCCAATAGAAAAAGAGATTAAATCTCTTTTAATTCAAGATAGTGTATATAAAGAGATAAAATTAAACTACATAGAAAAAATAAATAAATTAAATGATGAACTTGACTCCATTCCAAAAGGAAGTAATAAGGAAAAACAAATATTAGGAAAAATAAAAGTTTATCAAAATAAAATAGAAGAATTAGAAAAAGAAACGAAATATAATCTGAAAAAAAATATAGAAAAATCTAGAGAATATGACCTTAAAATAAAAGAACTTAATGCAAAAACAAATTATGAATCAGCAAAAAAACAAGAAGAAGCTATAAAAGAGCAACTTGAAGAAATAAGAGGAAAATATTCAGAAATTTCATTAAAAATATTAGAGGCACAAGAACTTAATTTTGATATATTACAATTAAAAACTTCTCTTAGTGAGATAAAAAATAGGATATCATATCTTATTTCTGAAACTAAAAATCCTGGTCGTTTAAAAATTTTGGAAAGTGCTAGCAAAGTATATGGACCAGCTGGAAATGATGCTATGAAAAGAAAGGTTATTGCGTTAGTATTAGCTTTTGGTTGGATATCGTTTTTATGTTTTATATATGAAATATTAGATCAAAGGATTAAAACTCCTCAAGATGTAAAATATGCATTAGGATTTTCGTCGGCATGGCCTATATCACATTTAAAAAAAGGAAATTTTATATCAGCAAGTTTATATAATACACATAGTGTTATATATAAAGCGATAAAAAGTCTTGTAACAAAATTAAATATAGAAAGAGAAAAACATGGAGCTAAAATAGCAGTGATAAATGGGGTGGATAAAAAATCTGGTGTAACAGAATTGATAATAAATGCAGCTCATACAATGAGGGAAAATTGTGATAAGGTACTTATTCTTGAATTAAATACAGAGAGTGCAAATATCGCTAAAAAAATGCATATAGACATAGATCGAAATTTAGGATTAAAAGATTATTTAACGGGGAAAAAATTAAATAAATGTATTTATAAAGATTATGAAAGAAATATAGATATTCTTCATATGGGCGGTATAATCAATATTACAAATAAAACAATAAAAGAAATTTTAGAAGATTTAAAACAAGAATATGATTTTATATTTATTGATTCAGCTCCAGTTATGCAATCAGCAATGACAGAATATTTGTTATTACAATCTGATATTGCAGTACTTGTTATTCATGGGAATTATACAACACATAGTAAACTTATAAAAACCGTTGAGCTTATAAATCAATTTGAAATAGACAGCTTTACAACAGTAATAAATTGGGGAAGAGTGGGAAAATTTAAAAGATAG